A single genomic interval of Chitinophaga sp. 180180018-3 harbors:
- a CDS encoding DUF4133 domain-containing protein has translation MSKYNINKGIGRTVEFNGLKAQYLFIFAGGLLGVLILVMVMYMAGVNSYICLLIGAGGASLIIWQTFALNGKYGEHGLMKLGARKRHPKYIVCRKPAHRYLKLTHKSSAV, from the coding sequence ATGAGTAAATACAATATCAATAAAGGCATCGGAAGAACAGTTGAGTTCAACGGATTGAAGGCGCAGTACCTGTTCATTTTTGCAGGTGGATTGCTCGGTGTGCTGATCCTTGTGATGGTGATGTATATGGCTGGGGTGAACTCCTATATCTGCCTGCTTATTGGAGCCGGTGGTGCATCGCTCATTATCTGGCAAACATTTGCGCTCAATGGTAAGTACGGTGAGCACGGATTAATGAAGCTCGGTGCAAGAAAAAGACATCCGAAGTACATCGTCTGTCGCAAGCCTGCACATCGCTACCTGAAGTTAACCCATAAATCCAGTGCCGTATGA
- a CDS encoding DUF4134 domain-containing protein encodes MEKQRKKVWLTGAALLSAFGVFAQGNGGAGINEATQMVTSYFDPATKLIYAIGAVVGLIGGVKVYNKFSSGDPDTSKTAASWFGACIFLIVAATILRSFFL; translated from the coding sequence ATGGAAAAGCAAAGAAAAAAAGTGTGGCTGACAGGCGCTGCATTGCTGTCAGCATTTGGTGTATTCGCTCAAGGAAATGGAGGTGCGGGCATCAACGAGGCCACACAAATGGTGACCTCTTATTTTGACCCGGCTACCAAATTAATTTATGCCATTGGAGCCGTCGTTGGGTTAATCGGAGGTGTTAAGGTGTACAACAAATTCAGCAGTGGCGATCCCGACACGAGCAAGACTGCGGCAAGCTGGTTCGGTGCGTGCATCTTCCTTATTGTGGCTGCTACCATCCTTCGTTCATTCTTCCTTTAA